The following proteins are co-located in the Xanthocytophaga agilis genome:
- a CDS encoding DEAD/DEAH box helicase codes for MLSENLQDYLPDTNEPHFYILEGYSLTTLSQTVIETHSTSHTSTDTRGFFDLTPTSISLDSASFSHTLVAQVTIHQQTNALIARCTCNHSESSLCESQRQVLYNLVKRDELRIFFDDKLRHTRIRQIAVDYGLEQVTNLDKFFELEYTGRDVSIKPRMKELFPVNETSQANMLEQLFSNPKSILSTPAHSTVNAKYIVVLRKHKYYDHLTVELLKTGVTREGKVKNPLESINPLDLLWTTKQTDELRFYTAIAKFQHNYDSSKSETDIEGLTALIKNPLGLDFFYHDVNISSQINASSVAPVQLKVMSSEMRLSVDQKGEFFEITGQLVLEERAYALKTLQIKYDYFIQIADTLYLINNPDLLRLISFFKKHHNSLIVHQSRYERFRETILSRLENQIQIIYSYVKPATPQQLALHNFTNAPEYLIYLSDWENYVLITPVVRYGEVEVPVLSKKQIYSLDLLGKPFMVDRNETIERWFTAIIFRQHPDFMTQAGKDFFFLPKKDFLNEDWFLDVFEEWTNQNITIFGFNDIKNNSLNPNKAKISILVNSGIDWFDTTVTIRYGKEKVSLKHLLQAVRNKSKFVQLGDGTQGILPQEWIEKLASYFQAGEIVEESIRTAKVNFSLIDELYDEDMLSADVQNQLKTLRSRIAHFDTIETVPVPHDLQATLRSYQHQGLNWLHFLDEFGFGGCLADDMGLGKTIQVLAFILSQRNKVKQNTNLVVVPTSLIFNWQAEIEKFAPSIQVLTLHGAYRITDPRQFDAYEIVLTTYGTLLSDIRFLKQYSFNYVILDESQAIKNPDSQRYKAVRMLQSRNRIVLTGTPVENNTFDLYSQLSFACPGLLGTRQRFKDIYAIPIDRFKDSQRARELQKRIHPFILRRTKKQVAHELPEKTEMVIYCEMGTEQRNLYNAYTDEFRNFLLTKDEGDLTRETMHILQGLTKLRQICDSPALLSDEAYYGTASAKLDALLEEIENKSPYHKILVFSQFVTMLDLIRTELQSRNISFAYLTGQTQNRAEQVETFQTEDNVRVFLISMKAGGIGLNLTEADYVYLVDPWWNPAVENQAIDRCYRIGQKKNVVAVRLICPNTIEEKIMKLQETKKDLVGDLIKTDSEMLKSLSRMDLLALLG; via the coding sequence ATGCTATCTGAAAACTTACAGGATTATTTACCTGATACTAATGAACCACATTTCTATATTCTAGAGGGATATTCACTGACTACACTTAGTCAAACAGTTATAGAAACACATAGTACTTCACACACTTCAACTGATACCCGAGGCTTTTTTGATCTTACTCCAACTTCAATATCATTGGATTCCGCTTCATTTTCTCATACATTAGTCGCTCAGGTAACTATTCATCAGCAAACGAATGCTCTCATTGCCCGTTGTACCTGTAATCACTCAGAGTCTTCATTGTGTGAATCGCAGAGACAAGTACTGTATAATCTAGTGAAGAGAGATGAACTTCGAATCTTCTTTGATGATAAACTACGTCACACTCGAATCCGGCAAATTGCTGTAGATTATGGTCTGGAACAAGTAACTAATCTGGATAAATTCTTCGAACTAGAATATACAGGCAGAGATGTTTCTATCAAACCACGCATGAAAGAACTCTTTCCAGTAAATGAAACCAGCCAGGCAAATATGCTGGAGCAGTTATTCTCCAATCCAAAATCTATTCTCTCTACTCCTGCTCATTCGACAGTTAACGCAAAATACATTGTTGTACTTCGTAAACACAAGTACTATGACCATCTGACTGTAGAATTACTTAAAACAGGAGTAACCCGTGAGGGTAAAGTAAAAAACCCTCTGGAAAGCATTAATCCTCTGGATCTGTTATGGACCACAAAGCAGACCGATGAGTTACGTTTTTATACAGCTATTGCTAAATTTCAACATAACTATGATTCCAGCAAATCAGAGACAGACATTGAAGGTCTGACAGCACTAATCAAGAATCCACTGGGACTAGATTTCTTTTACCATGATGTCAACATATCCAGTCAGATTAATGCTAGCTCGGTAGCGCCTGTCCAATTGAAAGTAATGTCATCTGAAATGCGCCTGTCAGTCGATCAGAAAGGAGAGTTTTTTGAGATTACGGGACAGCTTGTATTAGAAGAGAGAGCTTATGCATTAAAGACCCTCCAAATCAAATACGACTACTTTATTCAAATAGCTGATACACTCTATCTGATTAATAATCCGGATCTGTTACGACTAATCAGTTTTTTCAAAAAACACCATAATTCTCTGATTGTCCATCAATCCAGATATGAACGTTTTCGAGAGACTATTCTTTCCCGGTTGGAAAACCAGATTCAAATCATTTATTCGTATGTAAAACCAGCAACTCCTCAGCAACTGGCATTACATAATTTCACGAACGCACCTGAATACCTTATCTATCTGTCAGATTGGGAAAATTATGTACTCATTACTCCAGTGGTTAGATACGGAGAAGTAGAGGTGCCTGTACTTTCGAAAAAGCAAATCTATTCACTCGATTTGTTGGGTAAGCCGTTTATGGTTGACCGAAACGAGACAATTGAACGATGGTTTACTGCTATCATATTCCGACAACATCCTGACTTTATGACTCAGGCAGGGAAAGACTTTTTCTTTCTGCCCAAAAAAGACTTTCTCAATGAAGACTGGTTTTTGGATGTATTTGAAGAATGGACCAATCAGAATATTACAATATTTGGCTTTAATGACATAAAAAACAATTCCCTTAACCCCAATAAAGCCAAAATTTCCATCCTTGTAAACAGCGGTATTGATTGGTTTGATACAACTGTCACTATCCGATATGGTAAAGAAAAAGTCTCACTCAAGCATTTACTCCAAGCTGTTCGTAACAAAAGTAAATTTGTACAGTTGGGAGATGGCACTCAAGGAATTCTTCCTCAGGAATGGATTGAGAAGTTAGCTTCTTATTTTCAGGCAGGAGAAATTGTAGAAGAATCCATTCGAACAGCTAAAGTAAATTTCTCCCTGATAGACGAACTCTATGATGAGGATATGCTGTCTGCTGATGTGCAAAACCAGCTCAAAACATTACGATCTAGGATAGCTCATTTTGATACTATTGAAACAGTTCCTGTTCCCCATGATTTGCAAGCAACCCTTAGAAGCTATCAGCATCAGGGATTAAACTGGTTACACTTTCTGGATGAATTTGGATTTGGAGGTTGTCTGGCAGATGATATGGGATTGGGAAAGACAATTCAGGTTCTTGCCTTTATCTTATCTCAACGGAATAAAGTAAAGCAAAATACGAATCTGGTAGTAGTCCCGACTTCTCTTATCTTTAACTGGCAGGCAGAAATTGAAAAGTTTGCCCCATCCATTCAGGTATTGACATTGCATGGAGCATATCGTATCACAGATCCCCGGCAGTTTGATGCATATGAAATTGTTCTCACTACCTATGGGACTCTGCTGTCTGACATTCGTTTTCTGAAACAGTATTCATTCAACTATGTGATTCTGGATGAATCCCAAGCCATTAAGAATCCAGATTCGCAACGATATAAGGCAGTACGCATGCTGCAATCCCGAAACCGGATTGTACTGACAGGCACTCCTGTTGAAAATAATACCTTTGATCTATATAGCCAGTTGTCTTTTGCCTGCCCTGGATTATTGGGCACACGTCAACGCTTTAAAGATATCTATGCTATCCCTATCGACCGGTTTAAAGACAGTCAGCGAGCACGGGAGTTACAAAAACGAATTCATCCGTTTATATTACGGCGCACTAAAAAGCAAGTAGCCCATGAACTACCTGAAAAGACAGAAATGGTGATCTACTGTGAAATGGGAACTGAACAACGAAATCTGTACAATGCGTATACCGATGAGTTTCGGAACTTTCTTTTAACAAAAGACGAAGGCGATCTTACCCGGGAAACTATGCACATCTTACAGGGGCTAACCAAACTGCGCCAAATTTGCGACTCACCTGCACTTCTTAGTGATGAAGCCTATTATGGAACAGCCTCTGCAAAACTGGACGCATTATTGGAAGAGATTGAGAATAAATCCCCCTATCATAAGATACTTGTATTCTCGCAGTTTGTAACCATGCTCGACTTAATCCGAACAGAATTGCAAAGCAGAAATATTTCTTTTGCCTACCTTACCGGACAAACTCAAAACCGAGCTGAACAGGTAGAGACTTTTCAAACAGAGGACAATGTCCGTGTATTCCTGATCAGCATGAAGGCAGGTGGAATAGGTCTGAATCTGACTGAAGCTGACTATGTTTATCTTGTTGACCCGTGGTGGAATCCTGCTGTAGAGAATCAGGCTATTGACAGGTGTTATCGTATCGGACAGAAGAAAAATGTAGTGGCAGTGCGGCTGATTTGTCCCAATACCATCGAAGAAAAAATCATGAAATTACAAGAGACGAAAAAGGATCTGGTTGGTGATCTCATTAAAACAGACTCAGAGATGCTAAAATCCCTTTCACGTATGGATCTATTGGCCCTGCTTGGTTAA
- a CDS encoding DsrE family protein has translation MKIRFICLVIVLLATGVSSVIYAQQPTRTMSHTKDPQHKVVVQFSSPDTLSQGALIKNLNNLLKGLPNAQVEVVFHGPGIDMMLTQSSKYANLLEDLSKKGVTLAVCENTLRSRKLDKTSILSFGQTVPSGVVEVILKQEQGWAYLKGGL, from the coding sequence ATGAAAATACGTTTTATTTGTCTGGTAATAGTTCTTCTGGCTACAGGAGTAAGTAGTGTAATATATGCACAACAACCCACACGTACTATGTCACACACGAAAGATCCTCAACATAAAGTAGTAGTACAATTTAGTTCCCCGGATACCTTATCGCAGGGTGCATTGATTAAAAACCTGAATAATCTATTGAAAGGCTTACCAAATGCACAGGTTGAAGTAGTATTTCATGGACCCGGCATTGACATGATGCTTACTCAAAGTAGTAAATACGCTAATTTGCTGGAAGACTTGAGTAAAAAAGGGGTTACTCTTGCTGTATGTGAAAATACCTTGCGTAGCCGGAAACTGGATAAAACCAGCATTTTATCTTTTGGCCAAACTGTTCCTTCGGGTGTAGTTGAAGTAATCCTTAAGCAGGAGCAAGGATGGGCTTACCTGAAAGGTGGTTTATAA
- a CDS encoding YeeE/YedE family protein, translating to MEKSVKIPHADEFVILPEKGEKAYVNPHPVECEAPNEQVKKETIFSNLKYLIVGAIFGIVFVKAEIVSWFRIQEMFRLDSFHMYGVIGTAVVTGMLSVLLIKRLNIKTLQGEKVQFHPKTFNKGQIFGGLIFGLGWAITGACPGPLFAQIGAGFGVVIVTLLSAIAGTWVYGLLREKLPH from the coding sequence ATGGAAAAGTCAGTAAAAATACCTCACGCAGATGAGTTTGTAATTCTTCCTGAGAAAGGAGAAAAAGCATATGTCAATCCTCATCCTGTAGAATGTGAAGCGCCTAATGAACAGGTGAAAAAAGAAACTATTTTCTCTAATCTGAAATATCTTATTGTTGGAGCTATCTTCGGAATTGTCTTTGTGAAAGCAGAGATTGTTTCCTGGTTCCGTATTCAGGAAATGTTTCGTCTGGACTCCTTTCATATGTATGGGGTGATAGGTACAGCAGTGGTAACAGGTATGTTATCTGTCCTGCTAATCAAGCGATTAAATATAAAAACTTTGCAGGGAGAGAAAGTACAGTTTCATCCTAAGACTTTTAACAAGGGACAGATTTTTGGTGGATTGATATTTGGTTTGGGATGGGCAATTACCGGAGCTTGTCCAGGGCCATTGTTTGCTCAGATCGGGGCAGGTTTTGGTGTTGTGATTGTAACATTACTCAGTGCTATTGCTGGTACGTGGGTATATGGTTTACTTCGTGAGAAGCTTCCTCACTAA
- a CDS encoding c-type cytochrome, translating into MEQHLQQIIQRATSLLYWSAWGIFVIALSISIWVGTLLLHVKEGSRLIAKEYLHSPDSLKQDNISSVYQESWRPPDERTIPKNKKGELIRYGKELIVHTSVYLGPKGSVRKISNGMNCQNCHLEAGTKPFGNNYSAVASTYPKFRQRSGSVETISKRINDCFERSLNGQSLDTTSHEMRAMVAYMQWLGTRVKKGVKPKEAGLPELVSMHRAAEPEKGKRLYKQHCLVCHGVEGQGVLTESGKEYQFPPLWGNHSYNNGAGLYRLSRLAGYVKANMPFGASFDKPLLSDEEAWDLAAYINTMPRTDIRDGIMIYDWPDISGKPFDHPFGPFTDSFSETQHKYGPYEPIIDAHKKTK; encoded by the coding sequence ATGGAGCAACACTTACAACAAATAATACAACGAGCTACCAGTCTTTTGTATTGGTCAGCATGGGGAATTTTTGTCATTGCATTAAGTATTAGTATATGGGTTGGAACCTTGCTTCTACATGTAAAGGAAGGTAGTAGATTAATTGCAAAGGAATATCTGCATTCACCAGATAGTTTGAAGCAAGACAATATTTCGTCCGTTTATCAGGAATCCTGGAGGCCTCCTGACGAACGGACTATTCCAAAGAATAAGAAGGGAGAATTAATTCGTTATGGGAAAGAACTGATTGTACATACATCCGTTTATCTGGGGCCAAAAGGATCAGTAAGAAAAATAAGTAATGGCATGAATTGTCAGAACTGTCATTTGGAAGCTGGTACAAAACCTTTTGGAAATAATTACAGTGCTGTGGCTTCTACATATCCTAAGTTCAGGCAGCGGTCCGGTTCTGTAGAAACTATTTCCAAACGGATCAATGATTGTTTTGAACGTAGCTTAAATGGTCAGTCGCTGGATACTACCAGTCACGAAATGCGTGCAATGGTAGCCTATATGCAATGGCTGGGTACTCGTGTAAAAAAGGGCGTAAAACCAAAAGAAGCTGGATTACCAGAATTAGTATCTATGCATCGGGCTGCTGAACCTGAGAAAGGAAAACGGTTATACAAGCAACATTGCCTGGTATGCCATGGTGTTGAAGGACAGGGAGTATTAACTGAAAGCGGAAAAGAATATCAGTTTCCTCCACTATGGGGCAATCATAGTTATAACAATGGTGCAGGTTTGTATCGGTTATCACGATTGGCAGGGTATGTAAAAGCTAATATGCCATTTGGCGCAAGTTTTGATAAGCCTCTGTTAAGTGATGAAGAGGCCTGGGACCTGGCAGCCTATATTAATACAATGCCCAGAACAGATATTCGGGATGGTATTATGATTTATGACTGGCCTGATATTTCAGGTAAACCTTTTGATCATCCATTTGGTCCATTTACGGATAGTTTTTCAGAAACGCAGCATAAATATGGGCCTTATGAACCGATTATTGATGCCCATAAAAAAACGAAGTGA
- a CDS encoding Crp/Fnr family transcriptional regulator, with the protein MSLSSTETQLMQQQFTGVFEAQLLQELSQVGKFMEAEAGTVLMHAGGYIRFVPILLSGSIKILRSDADGREALLYYLGAKDSCAMSLTCCLNHKQSEITAIVDEKSSLILVPIDKIEEWMGKYRSWKQFVFSTYQQRFDDLLVAIDQIAFHKLDERLLLLLKRKSEQYNCNVFNVTHEELGNELATSREVISRLLKQLEKLGKVKLARNRIELL; encoded by the coding sequence ATGTCCTTATCCTCTACAGAAACACAGTTAATGCAACAACAGTTTACAGGTGTATTTGAAGCGCAACTTCTACAGGAATTATCACAGGTAGGAAAGTTTATGGAAGCAGAAGCCGGTACAGTATTGATGCATGCAGGAGGCTATATCCGTTTCGTTCCTATTTTACTTAGTGGTTCAATTAAGATTCTTCGGTCAGATGCTGATGGACGAGAAGCCTTGTTATATTATTTGGGGGCAAAAGATTCTTGTGCTATGTCATTAACATGTTGTCTGAATCATAAACAGAGTGAAATTACTGCTATCGTTGACGAAAAATCCAGTCTAATATTGGTTCCTATTGACAAAATAGAAGAATGGATGGGGAAATACAGATCCTGGAAACAATTTGTTTTTAGTACTTATCAACAGCGTTTTGATGATTTGTTGGTCGCCATTGATCAGATTGCTTTTCATAAATTGGATGAACGATTATTGCTACTTCTAAAAAGAAAGTCAGAACAATATAACTGCAATGTATTTAATGTAACACACGAAGAGCTTGGAAATGAACTCGCTACTTCTCGTGAAGTAATTTCCCGATTACTTAAACAACTGGAAAAATTAGGTAAGGTAAAGCTGGCACGCAACCGAATAGAACTTCTGTAA
- a CDS encoding helix-turn-helix domain-containing protein, whose amino-acid sequence MRKQSSTNSLNERFLAQTCELNTALNIIGGRWKAQLIYEIGRGVNRFSLLKEQLSNISDQVLGRQLRELEEQEIIVKEKLEHLIPVGIVYSLTEQGILLYPVLESLCQWGKIYTSPKPKCPLQMEIIND is encoded by the coding sequence ATGAGAAAACAATCTTCTACAAACAGCCTGAATGAACGCTTTCTGGCACAAACCTGTGAGTTAAACACTGCTTTGAACATCATTGGTGGGCGATGGAAAGCACAACTGATTTATGAGATTGGAAGAGGTGTGAATCGGTTCAGCTTACTAAAGGAGCAGCTATCCAATATTTCTGATCAGGTATTGGGGCGACAATTGCGGGAGTTAGAAGAGCAGGAAATTATCGTAAAGGAAAAGCTGGAGCATTTGATACCTGTTGGGATAGTTTATTCTCTTACAGAACAGGGAATATTGCTATATCCTGTACTGGAAAGTCTCTGTCAATGGGGAAAGATCTATACTTCTCCTAAACCTAAATGTCCTTTGCAGATGGAGATTATAAACGACTAG
- a CDS encoding YeeE/YedE family protein, whose product MLELIRHPWHWSIAGFLIGLTVPALLLIGNKSFGISSSLRHICAACIPANIPFFKYDWKKEVWNLFFVAGIMIGGFIGNYFLSNPEAIVVAPYTQETLQQLGVKDFSGLMPIDIFSFDNLLTAKGLVFFVIGGFMVGFGTRYAGGCTSGHAIMGLSNLQWPSLVATISFMVGGFAMTQLLLPYIMHWVN is encoded by the coding sequence ATGTTAGAGTTAATTCGTCACCCCTGGCATTGGTCCATTGCAGGATTTCTGATTGGACTTACTGTGCCTGCTTTGTTATTAATTGGCAATAAGTCTTTTGGGATTTCTTCTTCGTTGCGACATATCTGTGCGGCGTGTATACCAGCAAACATTCCTTTTTTTAAATATGACTGGAAAAAAGAAGTCTGGAATCTGTTTTTTGTGGCTGGGATAATGATTGGTGGATTTATAGGTAACTACTTTTTATCTAACCCGGAAGCCATTGTAGTTGCTCCTTATACACAGGAAACTTTACAACAACTGGGAGTGAAAGATTTTTCAGGACTGATGCCTATAGATATTTTCAGTTTTGATAATCTGCTGACAGCAAAGGGTTTGGTATTTTTTGTAATCGGAGGATTTATGGTAGGATTTGGAACACGTTACGCGGGTGGATGTACATCAGGACATGCAATAATGGGTCTATCCAATTTACAATGGCCATCACTGGTAGCGACCATCTCCTTTATGGTGGGTGGCTTTGCTATGACTCAGCTTTTGTTGCCATATATCATGCATTGGGTAAACTAA
- a CDS encoding alpha/beta hydrolase: MKISYLWLTVIAYMTFIHLVTAQEQWIFKSPYLSKPDTVLVFKPASYQATNKYPLTYLLHGYSANYKQWSLTTDCQQLANQYQMIIVCPDGFVSWYVNSPFDKGSRMEDFFFKELVPYVHQHLQIDSNNVFISGLSMGGYGALRYFLLHPDYFNTAGSTSGGLEVDYPLLKSASMLFFKNPRVTDDLTKLLGKPGNTWHIYNIISLLKEAKTKPKSFLVDCGTEDILFPVHQRLKTTCDQLNIPVTYISQPGNHNTEYWHNAIQHHFIYFSQHIR; this comes from the coding sequence ATGAAAATATCTTATTTATGGCTTACGGTCATTGCATATATGACCTTTATTCATTTAGTGACAGCACAGGAGCAATGGATTTTTAAATCACCTTACCTGTCTAAACCTGATACAGTACTGGTTTTCAAACCTGCTTCTTATCAGGCTACTAACAAATACCCATTGACGTATTTATTACATGGGTATAGTGCTAATTATAAACAATGGTCCCTAACCACCGATTGTCAGCAACTGGCCAACCAATATCAAATGATTATTGTCTGTCCGGATGGTTTTGTGTCCTGGTATGTCAACAGTCCTTTTGACAAAGGCTCCCGTATGGAAGACTTCTTCTTCAAAGAACTTGTTCCCTATGTACATCAACACTTACAAATAGACTCCAATAATGTCTTTATCAGCGGATTAAGTATGGGCGGATATGGTGCACTACGTTATTTCCTACTTCATCCGGATTATTTTAATACAGCAGGAAGTACCAGTGGTGGGTTGGAAGTAGATTATCCCCTATTAAAAAGTGCCAGTATGCTCTTTTTCAAGAATCCCCGTGTAACGGATGATTTGACTAAACTTCTGGGCAAACCTGGTAATACATGGCATATATACAATATTATATCATTATTGAAAGAGGCTAAAACGAAACCAAAATCTTTTCTGGTGGATTGTGGCACAGAAGATATTCTCTTTCCCGTACATCAGCGACTCAAAACTACTTGCGATCAGTTGAATATTCCTGTTACCTATATATCTCAACCCGGAAATCATAATACAGAATACTGGCATAACGCGATTCAACATCATTTTATTTATTTCAGTCAGCACATCCGATAA
- a CDS encoding MBL fold metallo-hydrolase — protein MLIEQIYTGCLAQGAYYIESKGEAAVIDPLREVQPYLQRAKRNGSTIKYIFETHFHADFVSGHLDLAKQTGASIIYGPNANPAFEAVIAKDNQQFQLGELTIRVLHTPGHTLESSCFLLIDAQGNYQAVFTGDTLFIGDVGRPDLAQKSTLTMEDLAGYLYDSLHTKLMPLPDDVIVYPAHGAGSACGKNMSKETSDTLGHQKQTNYALKATNKEQFIKEVTDGLLPPPYYFPQNVQLNKEGYESVEKVVSRGLTPLNADTFEQVVNEQHALILDTRKPQVFKDGFIPNSINIGIDGDFAPWVGTLITDINQPIVLVVEAGREEEVVTRLSRVGYDHTLGYLQGGIQAWKDAGKEIDQIESISADEFASRLQNGNLQVKDVRKQSEYEAEHVEAAENVPLAYLSEHMAEFSKAEPVYIHCAGGYRSMIAASILKARGYENIIDVAGGFKAIAQTNIPKTEYVCPSTLK, from the coding sequence ATGCTAATAGAACAAATATATACAGGATGTTTAGCCCAGGGAGCTTACTACATCGAAAGCAAGGGAGAAGCGGCTGTAATCGATCCCTTGCGGGAGGTGCAACCCTATCTGCAACGAGCCAAACGGAATGGATCTACCATCAAATACATCTTTGAAACTCACTTTCATGCAGACTTTGTTTCCGGTCACCTGGATCTGGCCAAACAAACCGGAGCTTCTATCATCTATGGACCTAATGCCAATCCTGCTTTTGAAGCCGTCATTGCTAAAGATAATCAGCAGTTTCAACTCGGAGAACTGACCATTCGTGTCCTTCACACTCCTGGACATACCCTAGAATCGAGCTGTTTTCTGTTGATTGATGCTCAAGGCAACTATCAGGCAGTCTTTACCGGAGATACCCTTTTTATTGGGGATGTAGGACGCCCGGATCTGGCTCAAAAATCGACTCTGACCATGGAAGATCTGGCTGGGTATCTATATGATTCATTACACACTAAACTGATGCCCTTACCTGATGACGTGATTGTCTATCCAGCCCATGGAGCAGGCAGTGCCTGTGGTAAGAATATGAGTAAGGAAACTTCCGATACGCTGGGCCATCAGAAACAAACCAACTATGCTCTGAAAGCTACTAACAAGGAGCAGTTTATCAAAGAAGTAACCGATGGATTATTGCCTCCTCCTTACTATTTCCCACAGAATGTGCAGCTTAATAAAGAAGGGTATGAAAGTGTAGAAAAGGTTGTATCGCGAGGATTGACTCCTCTGAATGCAGATACATTCGAACAGGTAGTCAATGAACAACATGCCTTGATTCTCGATACACGAAAGCCTCAGGTATTCAAAGACGGTTTCATTCCTAATTCGATCAACATTGGCATTGATGGCGATTTTGCGCCCTGGGTAGGCACATTGATCACTGATATCAATCAACCCATTGTGCTGGTAGTGGAAGCAGGCAGAGAAGAAGAAGTGGTTACTCGTTTGTCCAGAGTAGGGTATGATCATACACTGGGATATTTGCAGGGAGGTATACAAGCATGGAAAGATGCTGGAAAAGAAATCGATCAGATTGAATCGATCTCTGCAGATGAATTTGCTTCCCGCCTTCAGAACGGTAACTTACAGGTAAAAGATGTACGGAAACAAAGTGAGTATGAAGCAGAGCATGTGGAAGCAGCAGAGAATGTACCGTTAGCCTATCTGAGTGAACATATGGCTGAGTTTTCCAAAGCAGAGCCCGTTTATATTCATTGTGCAGGAGGATATCGGTCTATGATTGCCGCTTCGATTCTCAAAGCTAGAGGATATGAAAATATCATTGATGTGGCTGGTGGGTTTAAGGCCATTGCACAAACCAACATACCTAAAACAGAGTACGTGTGTCCGTCCACATTGAAATAA
- a CDS encoding sulfite exporter TauE/SafE family protein: MQITDLFGFLSSILIGISLGLIGGGGSILTLPVLVYLLHINPVLSTSYTLFVVGITSLVGSLNYMRRSLVDYRAAVIFAIPSFLTVWLTRHYLMSLIPDILFEISGFSVSKNLTIMMLFALVMLLASVSMIKGRKTMATEPITLSFNYPLIGLSGVVIGVLTGIVGAGGGFLIIPALVLFAHLPMKMAVGTSLLIIAANSLIGFTSSVASISINWSFLFEFTALSVLGIFVGSYMSRFIAGEKLKRTFGWFILVMGFYILSKELIFR; encoded by the coding sequence ATGCAAATCACAGATCTTTTCGGTTTCTTATCTTCTATATTGATAGGTATTAGTCTTGGATTGATTGGAGGAGGCGGCAGTATCCTTACACTTCCTGTGTTGGTATACCTACTGCATATCAATCCTGTCCTTTCTACTTCCTATACTCTCTTTGTTGTTGGCATCACTTCATTGGTAGGGTCGTTAAATTACATGCGACGTTCTCTGGTCGATTACAGAGCTGCTGTGATTTTTGCTATTCCTTCATTTCTAACTGTCTGGCTTACCCGTCACTATCTGATGTCTCTGATCCCGGATATATTGTTTGAAATCTCAGGATTTAGTGTATCCAAAAATCTGACTATTATGATGTTGTTTGCTTTAGTTATGTTGCTGGCATCTGTATCCATGATCAAAGGGCGTAAAACGATGGCGACTGAACCTATAACGTTGTCCTTTAATTATCCATTGATTGGGTTATCTGGTGTTGTCATTGGTGTACTCACTGGAATAGTAGGAGCTGGAGGTGGATTTTTGATTATTCCAGCTCTGGTTTTGTTTGCTCATCTTCCCATGAAAATGGCAGTAGGAACTTCATTACTCATTATTGCGGCCAACTCTTTGATTGGATTTACCAGTAGCGTAGCATCTATCTCTATTAACTGGTCCTTTCTTTTCGAATTTACTGCTCTTTCGGTGCTGGGTATCTTTGTAGGGTCCTATATGTCCAGATTCATTGCCGGGGAAAAATTAAAAAGAACTTTTGGATGGTTTATCCTTGTAATGGGATTTTACATTCTTTCCAAAGAGCTGATTTTTAGATAA
- a CDS encoding Crp/Fnr family transcriptional regulator, with the protein MYNELILNNISKHIHLEADEQAHFMSLLQPLKLKRKQIHLYRGEVCKHSTFVLSGCMRGYTTDFNGFEHILNFAPPDWWIADMYSLISGQPGHITIDAIEETEVLLLSKADQEKLYIQIPQFERFFRIITEKSLVSYQERTLENLSMTAQDRYLRFCKRYPTLINHIPQKYIASYIGVTPEFLSKMRNDLLKQSK; encoded by the coding sequence ATGTATAACGAACTTATCCTAAATAATATATCTAAACACATCCACTTGGAAGCGGATGAGCAGGCACATTTCATGAGTTTGCTTCAGCCACTGAAACTTAAGCGAAAACAAATTCATTTGTATCGGGGAGAGGTTTGTAAACACTCAACTTTTGTACTTAGCGGATGTATGCGTGGCTATACTACGGATTTCAATGGATTTGAACACATTCTCAACTTTGCTCCTCCTGACTGGTGGATAGCTGATATGTATAGCCTTATCAGTGGACAGCCAGGACATATTACCATTGATGCTATTGAAGAAACAGAGGTCCTTTTGTTAAGCAAAGCAGATCAGGAAAAGTTATACATTCAGATCCCTCAATTTGAACGATTCTTTCGAATCATTACAGAAAAATCTCTTGTCAGTTATCAGGAACGAACGCTGGAAAATCTCAGTATGACAGCTCAGGATCGTTACCTACGTTTTTGCAAGCGGTATCCAACCCTGATCAATCATATTCCGCAGAAATATATTGCCTCCTATATTGGAGTTACTCCTGAGTTTTTAAGCAAAATGCGGAATGATTTATTGAAACAGAGCAAGTAA